A genome region from Hevea brasiliensis isolate MT/VB/25A 57/8 chromosome 9, ASM3005281v1, whole genome shotgun sequence includes the following:
- the LOC110658749 gene encoding uncharacterized protein LOC110658749 isoform X1 — protein sequence MGFKAVYRSLMELFPQVDSRMLKAVAIENPKDVNGAAEVIISEVLPFLSQQSMVDSPLHKDCSPSGLSGGRVVNDEQNNRTVTTSLESKSIAKEDACKTDLTSAIHHSGSTHQEKALNPPTLLSCGTNVDTNQFPGSSTNQLQRNIESEELILLLRSQHQDNVPSDLNIEREESILLMGSQHQEENVQSATSQTSKVTLSALSCDENMDFSQSCTESEVPASSLGKCQGINIKVGDEQTSQIMPINLSLENCGHDSRWKDHDGSSAGNFDRPHSEQVPQVVSCLGCSGLELENSMVEETLDAAEGDLQSELSATSSGSKILKSKQDIKIDFLEDVIEAAKNNKKTLFLAMESIMNMMRQVELQEKIAELAKEEAASAGLDILTKVKELKQMLEPAKEANDMHAGEIYGEKAILATEARELQARLISLSEERDKALAILDEMQQTLEARLDAAEELRRTAEEQKLEKEESARNALAEQEAIMEKVVQESKFLQQEAEENSKLREFLMDRGRFVDTLQGEISVICQDVRLLKERFDERVPLSKSITSSQTSCILASSASSVKSVASDELIPEQKEVSKSPKDRSPTSSICNHSPKSQQEDEENNRKELLDDGWDFFENDTDM from the exons GTGGATTCACGCATGCTAAAGGCTGTTGCTATTGAGAACCCCAAAGATGTTAATGGAGCTGCTGAAGTCATTATTTCAGAGGTTCTTCCTTTTCTTTCACAACAGTCCATGGTTGACAGTCCCCTCCACAAGGACTGCAGTCCAAGCGGGCTATCAGGTGGAAGAG TTGTGAATGACGAACAGAACAATAGGACTGTGACCACTTCTTTGGAATCAAAATCAATAGCCAAAGAAGATGCCTGTAAAACTGATCTTACAAGTGCCATCCATCATTCTGGTTCAACTCATCAAGAAAAGGCACTGAATCCACCTACACTGTTATCTTGTGGCACAAATGTTGACACCAATCAATTCCCAGGAAGTAGCACTAATCAGCTTCAACGAAATATTGAAAGTGAGGAACTCATATTATTGTTGAGGTCTCAACATCAAGACAATGTGCCGTCTGACTTGAATATTGAAAGGGAGGAATCAATATTGTTGATGGGGTCTCAACATCAAGAAGAAAATGTCCAGTCTGCCACAAGTCAGACTTCCAAAGTCACATTAAGTGCTTTGTCGTGTGATGAAAATATGGATTTCAGTCAATCATGTACTGAAAGTGAGGTGCCAGCTTCATCATTGGGTAAATGTCAAGGGATTAACATCAAAGTTGGGGATGAACAAACTTCTCAAATCATGCCAATTAATTTGTCACTGGAAAATTGTGGGCATGATAGCCGGTGGAAAGATCATGATGGCTCTTCGGCTGGTAATTTTGATAGGCCTCATAGTGAACAAGTCCCTCAAGTGGTGTCGTGTTTAGGTTGTTCTGGTTTGGAATTGGAAAATTCTATGGTTGAAGAGACACTAGATGCTGCAGAAGGTGATCTTCAATCAGAATTGTCTGCCACTTCCAGTGGCAGTAAGATTTTGAAGTCCAAGCAGGACATCAAAATTGATTTTCTTGAGGATGTTATTGAAGCTGCTAAAAACAACAAG AAAACTTTGTTTTTAGCAATGGAATCAATTATGAACATGATGAGACAAGTTGAACTTCAAGAGAAAATTGCTGAGCTAGCCAAAGAGGAAGCTGCTAGTGCAGGCCTGGACATTCTAACCAAGGTGAAGGAACTTAAACAAATGCTGGAACCTGCAAAGGAGGCAAATGACATG CATGCAGGGGAAATTTATGGTGAGAAGGCCATTCTAGCCACTGAAGCGAGGGAGTTGCAGGCTAGGCTAATCAGCTTGTCTGAGGAAAGAGATAAAGCTCTTGCAATTCTCGATGAG ATGCAACAAACCCTGGAAGCTCGACTAGATGCAGCGGAGGAACTAAGGAGAACTGCTGAGGAGCAGAAGCTGGAAAAAGAAGAATCTGCACGAAATGCTCTTGCTGAACAAGAGGCCATCATGGAGAAGGTGGTGCAGGAGTCCAAGTTCCTTCAGCAGGAGGCAGAGGAAAATTCTAAG CTTCGGGAGTTTCTGATGGACCGTGGCCGGTTCGTTGATACATTACA AGGAGAAATATCTGTTATTTGTCAGGATGTGAGATTGCTGAAAGAGAGATTTGATGAGCGTGTGCCATTGAGCAAATCAATTACCTCAAGCCAAACAAGTTGCATCTTGGCCTCGTCTGCCTCATCTGTTAAAAGCGTGGCGTCTGATGAACTGATTCCTGAGCAAAAAGAAGTATCTAAGAGCCCTAAAGACAGAAGTCCCACATCCTCAATTTGTAACCACTCACCTAAGAGCCAACAGGAAGACGAGGAAAATAATCGCAAAGAGCTTTTGGATGATGGGTgggatttctttgaaaatgacACTGATATGTAA
- the LOC110658749 gene encoding uncharacterized protein LOC110658749 isoform X2, which translates to MLKAVAIENPKDVNGAAEVIISEVLPFLSQQSMVDSPLHKDCSPSGLSGGRVVNDEQNNRTVTTSLESKSIAKEDACKTDLTSAIHHSGSTHQEKALNPPTLLSCGTNVDTNQFPGSSTNQLQRNIESEELILLLRSQHQDNVPSDLNIEREESILLMGSQHQEENVQSATSQTSKVTLSALSCDENMDFSQSCTESEVPASSLGKCQGINIKVGDEQTSQIMPINLSLENCGHDSRWKDHDGSSAGNFDRPHSEQVPQVVSCLGCSGLELENSMVEETLDAAEGDLQSELSATSSGSKILKSKQDIKIDFLEDVIEAAKNNKKTLFLAMESIMNMMRQVELQEKIAELAKEEAASAGLDILTKVKELKQMLEPAKEANDMHAGEIYGEKAILATEARELQARLISLSEERDKALAILDEMQQTLEARLDAAEELRRTAEEQKLEKEESARNALAEQEAIMEKVVQESKFLQQEAEENSKLREFLMDRGRFVDTLQGEISVICQDVRLLKERFDERVPLSKSITSSQTSCILASSASSVKSVASDELIPEQKEVSKSPKDRSPTSSICNHSPKSQQEDEENNRKELLDDGWDFFENDTDM; encoded by the exons ATGCTAAAGGCTGTTGCTATTGAGAACCCCAAAGATGTTAATGGAGCTGCTGAAGTCATTATTTCAGAGGTTCTTCCTTTTCTTTCACAACAGTCCATGGTTGACAGTCCCCTCCACAAGGACTGCAGTCCAAGCGGGCTATCAGGTGGAAGAG TTGTGAATGACGAACAGAACAATAGGACTGTGACCACTTCTTTGGAATCAAAATCAATAGCCAAAGAAGATGCCTGTAAAACTGATCTTACAAGTGCCATCCATCATTCTGGTTCAACTCATCAAGAAAAGGCACTGAATCCACCTACACTGTTATCTTGTGGCACAAATGTTGACACCAATCAATTCCCAGGAAGTAGCACTAATCAGCTTCAACGAAATATTGAAAGTGAGGAACTCATATTATTGTTGAGGTCTCAACATCAAGACAATGTGCCGTCTGACTTGAATATTGAAAGGGAGGAATCAATATTGTTGATGGGGTCTCAACATCAAGAAGAAAATGTCCAGTCTGCCACAAGTCAGACTTCCAAAGTCACATTAAGTGCTTTGTCGTGTGATGAAAATATGGATTTCAGTCAATCATGTACTGAAAGTGAGGTGCCAGCTTCATCATTGGGTAAATGTCAAGGGATTAACATCAAAGTTGGGGATGAACAAACTTCTCAAATCATGCCAATTAATTTGTCACTGGAAAATTGTGGGCATGATAGCCGGTGGAAAGATCATGATGGCTCTTCGGCTGGTAATTTTGATAGGCCTCATAGTGAACAAGTCCCTCAAGTGGTGTCGTGTTTAGGTTGTTCTGGTTTGGAATTGGAAAATTCTATGGTTGAAGAGACACTAGATGCTGCAGAAGGTGATCTTCAATCAGAATTGTCTGCCACTTCCAGTGGCAGTAAGATTTTGAAGTCCAAGCAGGACATCAAAATTGATTTTCTTGAGGATGTTATTGAAGCTGCTAAAAACAACAAG AAAACTTTGTTTTTAGCAATGGAATCAATTATGAACATGATGAGACAAGTTGAACTTCAAGAGAAAATTGCTGAGCTAGCCAAAGAGGAAGCTGCTAGTGCAGGCCTGGACATTCTAACCAAGGTGAAGGAACTTAAACAAATGCTGGAACCTGCAAAGGAGGCAAATGACATG CATGCAGGGGAAATTTATGGTGAGAAGGCCATTCTAGCCACTGAAGCGAGGGAGTTGCAGGCTAGGCTAATCAGCTTGTCTGAGGAAAGAGATAAAGCTCTTGCAATTCTCGATGAG ATGCAACAAACCCTGGAAGCTCGACTAGATGCAGCGGAGGAACTAAGGAGAACTGCTGAGGAGCAGAAGCTGGAAAAAGAAGAATCTGCACGAAATGCTCTTGCTGAACAAGAGGCCATCATGGAGAAGGTGGTGCAGGAGTCCAAGTTCCTTCAGCAGGAGGCAGAGGAAAATTCTAAG CTTCGGGAGTTTCTGATGGACCGTGGCCGGTTCGTTGATACATTACA AGGAGAAATATCTGTTATTTGTCAGGATGTGAGATTGCTGAAAGAGAGATTTGATGAGCGTGTGCCATTGAGCAAATCAATTACCTCAAGCCAAACAAGTTGCATCTTGGCCTCGTCTGCCTCATCTGTTAAAAGCGTGGCGTCTGATGAACTGATTCCTGAGCAAAAAGAAGTATCTAAGAGCCCTAAAGACAGAAGTCCCACATCCTCAATTTGTAACCACTCACCTAAGAGCCAACAGGAAGACGAGGAAAATAATCGCAAAGAGCTTTTGGATGATGGGTgggatttctttgaaaatgacACTGATATGTAA